Part of the Aureitalea marina genome, AAGGTGGAGGGGCTGGTCGTGGCATATCACTGGAGCATCAGACGCTCGCTCCCGACCCACTTGGTCTAACGAAGCAGGAGATATCGGATATCATTGCATTCATGAAGGCTCTTTCGGACACTACCGTTTACGACAACCACGTTCAATTGCCACAGGATTTTAGTCAGCAGCGTCTCAATGGACGACGTGTCGTTGGCTTCGATTAGATATTCTGACCAGGTAAAGCCATGGTATTGAAAAGCTTGGCCTTAGTCATGAACAGTTTATTCTCCAGATCGATCTCCTTCAACTGGGCGTCGATCAGTTTGGTCTCCCGGGCGTTGATCAGGAAGAGGGAACTGTCTCCTACGCCAAATTTGCGCTCTTCTGCCCTGAGCATCCTCTCGTAATTGACAACAATATCCGAGATCAACCCTCGCTGAACCACATAAGAGTCTAAAGCGGTGTAAACCTGGGCGATCTTGTTTCTCAACCGGAACTGCTCACTAATCAGGTCCAGGCTGGCGTCCTGTAGCTTGATCTTAGCCAGTTTCAGATCTCCTCTTTCTTTCCTCAGGAACAGGGGGAAGGCAAATTCGATCCTGCCTTTGTAGTTAGCCGCCTGGAAGGAATTTCCAACGTCTGGGGTTTCGGTCAGGAAATTGTACTCCAGGTTAATGACAGGCAACAATCGGCTGGCCTTAAATTTTTGGTCCACCTCCAGTTGCTCTACCTTAAAGCGCATGGATCGAAGTTTAGGATGCTCATCCAGGGGAATATCACTGAGCGGCCTTTCTTCTATACTAAGGGTCAGATCGATCTCCCCATTGAGTTCTAAAACTGGTTTGACGGTCTCTTGCAGAATCACTGGAACCTGGTCTTCCAGCCACAGATAGTTGGACAGGTTTAGTTCTGCTTTGCGCAAATTGATCCCTGCTTGCTCCAGGCTCAAAGTCCTGTTCTGAACCGGGATATATGCCTCTACGGTATCTATGGCTGCTTGGGCCCCTAATTCAACGGCACGGCTCACAGCTCTGTGTCGAAGTTCCGCGTTTTGGAGAAACTCCTCATAGGTCAGGGCTTCCTTATAAGCTTTGACCCAATCAAAATAGGCTAGGGATGCATCAAAAAGCAGTTGGTTGATCAACAGTTGCTGATCTGCAGCAGTTTGCTCCTGGAACAGTTTGGCTCTCCTTAGGGTCGCCATGCGATCATTTATAAACAGGTCCCGACCCACAGAGACGGAAATTCCGGCATTAAATAATCCATCATCCGGCACCGTTCTCTCCGGGTTCAGGAATTCACCGTCATTCTGTTCGAAGCCAGCCTTTAACTCTATCCCATACCAGGTAGGGATCTTAAAGGTTGCATTCAAAAGATCGTAATATTCACTACCCTTGAACTCTTTGGCATCGTAATCGACCTCCAACTTAGGATCGAACCCACCTCGTGCCTTCATCAGATTAGCCTGGGCGGCATCGATGGTGAGGTTGGCCTGCTTGGCTATGGGGTGATATTTCTTGACATAGCCCAGGTACTCCCTAAAACCGAGAACAATGGAATCCTCCTCGGCAGCTGCACTAGCTTGAAGCTGGCCAATGCACAGTTGAGGAGTGTATAGGATCAATATGAGAATTAATAGCCTCATTTTTTTACACTTTTATCGGCTAGAGCTGTCGTTGGCTGATAGTAGTTAGGAGGGAAGCCATTGAGTTGACGCCAGGCCTCAAACCAGATCGGTACATCGTCCAGTAGCGCAATGGTCTTGGCACCAGATCCTACTCGTAGCTCCTTTGGCCAAGGGTGATCGTCCGGATCTGGCGCGATAAGCACTCTGTATTTGCCGTTATCACTGATAAAGGTCTCTATAGCCACTACTTTACCACCATAGGTTCCATAGCTCACATTAGGCCATCCGGAAAATACTATGGCAGGCCAACCGTCAAATTGGATCCTGATCTTTTCCTCCAGGTGCACTAACGGAATATCAATGGGATCAACAAAGGTCTCGATAGCCAGCTCGGCATTGGCAGGCATGATCCCAACTAGTTGCTCCCCCTCTTTAATGGTCTCTCCAATCCCGGCCTTAAGTGCCTTGTTGATAAAACCATTTTGAGGTGCCCGGATATAATAGAGATCCGTCCTCATGGAATAGTTGGCATACTGATTTTCCAATTTGGTCACTTCCACCTCCGCATTAAACTGACTAGATTGAGCGGTGAACTTATCGCTCTCCGCTTTAGAGATCTTATCGATATAAGAGGCGTTGGTGCGGTCGATCTCTACCTGGGCATTGATCACCTCATTTTGGGTGGCCAGGTATTTGTTCTCCTGGGAGATCAACTTGGCCTGGGTCTCCTGAAGTTTCAGCTTCTTCTGCTCCACATCCACCACAGATTTCAACCCTTCTTCCTGCAACACCTGCGTCCGCTCATATTGCTTTTCTGCAATACTCAGGTTGGTCTTGGCTGCTTCCAGATCAATGCTGTCACTCTCCACCTTCAGCTCCGCCTGTAGCAGTTTGTTTCTTGCTTGCTGCAGTTTGAGTGTTCGCTCCCGCTTTAGGGCGTCGATCTGATTATCCAGGGACTTGACCTTCTCTTCATAAGAGGTCACCGCCATTTCCTTGGCATCAATCTGTAAACCGGTTCGCTCGACCAATCGAGGGTCGAAATACTCGTTCTTCACCTCAGATATATGCAAGATGGTGTCACCTTTCTGCACATAATCACCTTCTTGAACATACCACATCTCGATCCGTCCTGGTATGGGAGACTGAATGGTCTGTGGTCGCTGATTTGGCTTCAGTGTGGTTAGGAAACCACTTCCTGTAATATTCTGGGTCCAGGGGAGGAACAGGACCACGATCATGATCCCCGCAAACACTCTCAGAAAGCGATTAAAATAGCGAAAGTGCTGCTTGCTGAAAATATGCTGTCCTGCCTTGTACTTGGTCAGATCTACCCGACTGTAAACAGGGTTTTTAGAAATATTCAACATAGCAACTTATTTTTTTCGAATTAGTTTACCGTTTTCCAACATCAGGACCTGGGAACAACCCTTGGTCCAACCCGGAATTCTACTGGCCACCACTAAGCCCCATGGACGGTTTGGATGTGTGAGGAAATCCATAATGCGCTTAGCCTCTTCCGGATCAAATTGATCCAAAGGCTCTCTGAGTATCAATAGTTTAGGTTTGGTAACAATACCGCGGGCCAAGAGTAACTTCTTAGAAATCGTATAAGGAATTTGCTTGCCCTCAGGATAGATCATGGATTTTAACCCTTGCGGCTGGGCCTTAACAAATTCGATTAGGCCAGTCTCCTTAACCGCCCAGCGAACATCCTCCATACTTACGGCCTCATTGCCAAAGGTGATGTTCTCCAAGATGGTCCCTTCAAATGGAGACTCTTCGGTAAAGGACTGCCCTACATAGGATCGATAGTAGTTTCGGTGAATACCCTTCAGGCTGACATCGTTCACATAGATATCGCCGGCTGTGGGCTCGATGATCCCAGCCATCAATCGTAGCAGGGTAGACTTACCCGAACCATTTCCTCCCTGAATCAGGATTCGACAATGCGGACTCACCGTCATCCCAACATCCGATAGTATGATCTTTTGCTCCTCAGGTATAGCATATTCTACATCCTTTAGTTCGATGGTGAAATCCTGATCTTTTTGGAAGGGGTACTCTCCCTCTTGTGGCTCCAGTTCCTTATCCACCACCTGGCCGATCTTCTCCAGTGAGGTAAGCACGTCATAGATCGACTCCAACCCAAGAATCAGTTTTTCTACAGAGCTGATGACCAATAGGATAATGATCTCGGCTGCAACGAACTGTCCGATGTTCATTTCCTGTTGTAGGACCAGTATCCCTCCAATGGCCAGGAGTCCTGCAGTAACCAATACTTTAAATCCGATCATTTGAATGAACTGAATCACCAGCACTTTAAAGTGACTTTCTCGGGCATCCAGGTATTCAGCGACCAGGTTATCGTTCTTGTTCATGGCCAGGTTGGTCTTACCGGAAAGCTTGAAGCTAACAATAGACCGAGCCACTTCCTGTATCCAGTGAGCTACCTTGTATTTGTTCTTAGATTCTACCAAGCTGGTATCCATTCCTCGAACAGCGGTATACTTAAAGACCACATAAATGAGGAATAACAAGAGTATTCCATAGATAATGAAGAAGGGGTGATAAAAGGACAGCAGTAAGAGTCCGAAGATGATCTGCAGCAAGGCCGCGGGAAAATCCACCAGCAGTTTGGACAGTCCCTTTTGGACAGTTAACGTATCAAAGAACCGATTGGCCAACTCTGGGGGATAGTAGTTTCTCAATTCACTCATTTTGATCTTGGGGAATCGATACGCAAACTCAAAAGAAGACCGGGTGAAGATCTTTTGTTGAATATCTTCAATGATCCGGAATTGCATCAGTTGTAACGTCCCGCCGAAGGCCACCCCCAGTGTAACGAGAATCACAAGAACGATCCAAGAGGTGCTCACCTGAGCTCCTTGAATCAGGTTGATGATGGCCTGGATACCCAAGGGTAAGGAGAGGTTGACCAAACCGGCGAAAATCGCGTAGTAGAATACTTGAAGTACGTCTTTACGATCTAAAGCCAGCAAGTTAACCAGTCGTTGCCAGGCCGTTAGTAAGTTTTTTGCCATGATTACTTTCTTAAGGTGTTTAGAGCTAAGTGGGTAAAGAAATCGACGGCGGTTGTTAGTTTGTCGCAATTAGTAATGGAAGTAAAATGATCCTTCAGGAATTGCTGATAAAGCCCTCCTTCAATGATGGTACTCGCCAGACTAGCGGCGAAGGGATATTCGGGATTTACCCCTTGTATCATTTCTTCCAATCGGTGAACCAGGCGCTTATAAATGGAAAAATAACCTTCCTTGTTCTCTTCATCTACCTCTTTGGTGAGATAAGATTTGGAGAACTCGTTGATAATCACTCGGTTAAGCACGATCTCGTTGATATGGGTAAAAGCCTGATCCTGGGTTGTAGTTCTACAGAGAATGCCAATGGCTTTCACCAGTTTCTCCTGAGGATCAGTAATGCTGTTGGTTGCGAAGACCAATTGATACTCTATCCATCCCCAATACCTGGAAGTCAAATACAAAAGTAATTTGTGTTTGTTCTCAAAGTACCGATAGATTGAACTTTCATTAGATTCGATCCTGAGACCCAACTTTTTAAAGGTGAAGGCATCAAAACCGATCTCATCAAACAGCAGTATGCTGTGCTCAAGTATCCGACGTCCCAACTCGGAACTTTCAGGGTCCTTGAGATACAGTTTCTCGTGTATCGCGAAGCGTAAACTTGACAGTAATCGATCCATGACTAATATTTTGCCATGCAATAATAATAGTATTACTATTAATTAAGAGAGTAATTAACTTATTGTTAATAGAATTACTTGAATTTCAAGAGTTACAATTCGTAGTTTTGAACCAAAATCTGTTCCTATGCTTGATCTTATTCGCAATCGAAGAGCCATTTACCCGGCCCAGTATAATGATGAAATTATCACCAGGGAGGAATTAAAAGTCATTTTGGAGGCTGCCAATTGGGCACCTACGCATCGTCGGACCGAACCCTGGCGCTTTCACATCTTTCACTCAGAAGATAGCCGACGTCGATTAGCGGATTTTTTAGTCTCCACCTACGATCGGATCACGGATCAGCCCAAAGAGATCAAAAGAAAGAAGATAGGGGAGAAACCATTACAGGCCGGTGCAATCTTGGCCATTTGTTTCCAAAGGGATGCGGAAGAACGAGTTCCGGAATGGGAAGAGATCGCCGCTACAGCCATGAGTGTTCAGAATATCTGGTTACAGGCCCATAGTATGGGTATTGGTGGATACTGGAGTAGCCCGGCGCTAAAAGATCATATAGGAGATCATATCGTTCTTTCTTCTGGCGAAAACTGCTTAGGGTTCTTTTATTTGGGTCATTATGACGGCGAACTGCCAGAAGGTGCACGGCACTCTGGAATAGAGGGAAAGCTGAACTGGTACTAGAAGAAAAGTGACCAATTGTCCACAACCTGGTAAATAAAGAGTCCCAGGTAAATAAACGTAGCCACCAACTTCATGAAGGTCGATCCGAGGAAACCGATAAAGGAACCGAAGGCGGCTTTGAAAGCCCGTGTTCCACCGGTCTTGTTAAAGGCCATTTCCCCAACAAGTGCTCCCAGGAATGGGCCTACAAGTACACCAAATGGGATGGGTGCAAAAATCCCGACTATTAGCCCGACAAAGGTGCCGATTGCCCCGGCACGGCTTCCTCCAAATTTCCGAGTACCGATAGAGGGTATTATATAATCCAATATATAGATAGCAATTGCTACAACTCCTGTCACTGTAATGAACAGCCAGTCCATGGGCAGGGAGGGAGACAAAAAAAGTATGATCAAACCCAACCAGCTCAAGGGGGTTCCGGGGATCACAGGTAAGACGCTACCAATTATTCCAGCTATCATTAAAATGAAACCCAGGGTTAGGCAGAGGATGTCGATCATCATGCCTCATTAGACCATTTTACTCGAAATTTGTTACATTTTAACTAAATGTTTAGTTTAAACTAAGATTTTAGTTATATATTGCTCTCAGAAAATGAGAATTTGATGAAATCATTAACCAAGGCAGAAGAGGAGATCATGCAGATCCTCTGGGAGATACAAGAAGGGAATGTGGCTACCATGATAGAACATTATCCCGAACCCAGACCGGCATACAACACAGTGAGTACCATAGTCCGTATCCTGGAGAGTAAAGGTTTTGTTGGATATCGAAAGGAAGGTCGCGGGCATATATATCACCCACTGATCGGGAAACAAGAATACAGCAACCAAAGCATTAGTAAACTGGTGGATGGCTACTTTCAGGGCTCCTTTAATAGCATGGTGTCCTTCTTTGTAAAGAAGAACGATATCAGCACAAAAGAACTGGAGGCCATTCTTAAGGAGATCAACAAAACAGAAGAGTCATGATACATTATATACTACAGATTGTCATCTTCCAGGTGTTGTTCCTGGTTTGCTATGATCTTTTCCTAAGAAAGGAGACCTTCTTCAAATGGAATCGGGTTTATCTTCTTGCAACCTTGGGTCTTAGTTTTCTACTTCCATTTATCCAAGTGGCTGCCATACGAGAGAGCATTCCCGCTACCTATGTCGTCCAACTGCCAGCTGTTATTATCGAATCCGGAGCTTCAGAGGCCGCGGTTGCTAACTCATTCAACTGGACCAATGGCTTGGTCTACCTCTGGGTAGCCGGTTTGTTCGTTGCTTTGGCCGTGCTGGTGGCCAAAATATTCAGAATTCTGAAACTGAGAAGAAAGGGTGAATTGGTCAGTGGTAGGGAATTCAACCTGATCCGGCTTACCGGAACGGATAAGGCATTCACTTTTTTCAAGAACATATTTATAGGAGATCAGCTAAGTCCCTCTCAGTCTGAAGCCATATTGATGCACGAACGCGTGCACGTATCGCAGGGTCACAGTTGGGACCTGATGGTGATGGAATTGATGCGGGTTGTGCTTTGGTTTGACCCGCTGATCTATCTGTACCAGAAGCGGATGGTCGAATTACAGGAGTTCACAGCCGATCACCTGGTGGCCAGTCAGAACGACAAGAAACAATATTACCAACAACTGCTAAGTGCCGTTTTTGGAACGGAGAAAATATCATTCATCAATACATTTTTCAATCATTCATTAATCAAAAAACGAATAGTTATGTTACAACGCTCTCAATCAAAAAAGGTATTCATGCTCAAGTATTTATTGCTTATTCCACTCTTGGCTGCCATAGTGGTTTACACCTCTTGTACCCAGGAGACCGAGGTTCAGGAAGATCCTCCGGTATCAGATATGGTTTCTCAATTGATCACAGCCATAGAGGAGAAGGGAGACCTAAGCCCGGAAGACCGTAAAAGGCTTTTCGGAGTGCTGAACGAAGGAGGAGAAGCAGTCCACTTCACCGACGAAAATGGCAATGTGGTAGAAGGGAAACTTCGAACCAAGATGCACAATGAGTTCAAGTATAAAGATTCCAGGGGTATGATGGATATCGACCAGGTGCCTATCTTCCCGGGTTGTGAAAATATGAGCAATGACGAATCCAGAAAGTGTTTCATGGTAAAAATGACCGAACTGATCATCGCCAACTTTGATGTGGAGGCCATCAAAGCAGCCGGAATCGATTCTGATCAAAGAATGGCAGTTAGCTTTACTATAACAACCACAGGTGATGTCGAGGTCAATGCTGTAAAGGCAGGACATCCCGAGTTGGAGAATCAGATCAGGAATGCCATGGCCAAGGTGCCTAATATGACACCCGGAGAACACCAAGGAAAGGTCGTCGCCGTACAATTGGGCTTACCCATATTATATAAACTAGTAGACTAGCACCACTGAGAAACCGGGACAATTCAGTCCCGGTTTTTTTATGCCCTTTTCTGAAGCTTCGATTTAGACCGAAATTTGTACTTTGGACACAAGCTCCGGTATATGCGGTATTTTATCTTGCTTTTAGTCAGCTTTCTGCTTTTGTCCTGTGATTATTTTGAGGTTAAAAAGGTCTCTTCCAAAGAGATCTATCAGGAAGAAGTTGATGCCATCAATTGGAAAGAGGTAGATCAATTTCCCTTATTCGCTTCCTGCCCGGCCGACGAAGATGACCGTGAAAAGGAATTGGAGTGCTTTCAGTCCGTGATTGGCAATCATTTACAGCAGCAGGTCAAGCTTCTGGATCGCAGTGTTTCTGCTGAGGTTCAGGATACGGTCTTGATCAGTCTCCGTATATCCGAACAAGGAC contains:
- a CDS encoding nitroreductase family protein, whose translation is MLDLIRNRRAIYPAQYNDEIITREELKVILEAANWAPTHRRTEPWRFHIFHSEDSRRRLADFLVSTYDRITDQPKEIKRKKIGEKPLQAGAILAICFQRDAEERVPEWEEIAATAMSVQNIWLQAHSMGIGGYWSSPALKDHIGDHIVLSSGENCLGFFYLGHYDGELPEGARHSGIEGKLNWY
- a CDS encoding BlaI/MecI/CopY family transcriptional regulator; translated protein: MKSLTKAEEEIMQILWEIQEGNVATMIEHYPEPRPAYNTVSTIVRILESKGFVGYRKEGRGHIYHPLIGKQEYSNQSISKLVDGYFQGSFNSMVSFFVKKNDISTKELEAILKEINKTEES
- a CDS encoding TolC family protein; translation: MRLLILILILYTPQLCIGQLQASAAAEEDSIVLGFREYLGYVKKYHPIAKQANLTIDAAQANLMKARGGFDPKLEVDYDAKEFKGSEYYDLLNATFKIPTWYGIELKAGFEQNDGEFLNPERTVPDDGLFNAGISVSVGRDLFINDRMATLRRAKLFQEQTAADQQLLINQLLFDASLAYFDWVKAYKEALTYEEFLQNAELRHRAVSRAVELGAQAAIDTVEAYIPVQNRTLSLEQAGINLRKAELNLSNYLWLEDQVPVILQETVKPVLELNGEIDLTLSIEERPLSDIPLDEHPKLRSMRFKVEQLEVDQKFKASRLLPVINLEYNFLTETPDVGNSFQAANYKGRIEFAFPLFLRKERGDLKLAKIKLQDASLDLISEQFRLRNKIAQVYTALDSYVVQRGLISDIVVNYERMLRAEERKFGVGDSSLFLINARETKLIDAQLKEIDLENKLFMTKAKLFNTMALPGQNI
- a CDS encoding DUF456 domain-containing protein codes for the protein MMIDILCLTLGFILMIAGIIGSVLPVIPGTPLSWLGLIILFLSPSLPMDWLFITVTGVVAIAIYILDYIIPSIGTRKFGGSRAGAIGTFVGLIVGIFAPIPFGVLVGPFLGALVGEMAFNKTGGTRAFKAAFGSFIGFLGSTFMKLVATFIYLGLFIYQVVDNWSLFF
- a CDS encoding TetR/AcrR family transcriptional regulator; translated protein: MDRLLSSLRFAIHEKLYLKDPESSELGRRILEHSILLFDEIGFDAFTFKKLGLRIESNESSIYRYFENKHKLLLYLTSRYWGWIEYQLVFATNSITDPQEKLVKAIGILCRTTTQDQAFTHINEIVLNRVIINEFSKSYLTKEVDEENKEGYFSIYKRLVHRLEEMIQGVNPEYPFAASLASTIIEGGLYQQFLKDHFTSITNCDKLTTAVDFFTHLALNTLRK
- a CDS encoding peptidase domain-containing ABC transporter; translated protein: MAKNLLTAWQRLVNLLALDRKDVLQVFYYAIFAGLVNLSLPLGIQAIINLIQGAQVSTSWIVLVILVTLGVAFGGTLQLMQFRIIEDIQQKIFTRSSFEFAYRFPKIKMSELRNYYPPELANRFFDTLTVQKGLSKLLVDFPAALLQIIFGLLLLSFYHPFFIIYGILLLFLIYVVFKYTAVRGMDTSLVESKNKYKVAHWIQEVARSIVSFKLSGKTNLAMNKNDNLVAEYLDARESHFKVLVIQFIQMIGFKVLVTAGLLAIGGILVLQQEMNIGQFVAAEIIILLVISSVEKLILGLESIYDVLTSLEKIGQVVDKELEPQEGEYPFQKDQDFTIELKDVEYAIPEEQKIILSDVGMTVSPHCRILIQGGNGSGKSTLLRLMAGIIEPTAGDIYVNDVSLKGIHRNYYRSYVGQSFTEESPFEGTILENITFGNEAVSMEDVRWAVKETGLIEFVKAQPQGLKSMIYPEGKQIPYTISKKLLLARGIVTKPKLLILREPLDQFDPEEAKRIMDFLTHPNRPWGLVVASRIPGWTKGCSQVLMLENGKLIRKK
- a CDS encoding HlyD family secretion protein — encoded protein: MLNISKNPVYSRVDLTKYKAGQHIFSKQHFRYFNRFLRVFAGIMIVVLFLPWTQNITGSGFLTTLKPNQRPQTIQSPIPGRIEMWYVQEGDYVQKGDTILHISEVKNEYFDPRLVERTGLQIDAKEMAVTSYEEKVKSLDNQIDALKRERTLKLQQARNKLLQAELKVESDSIDLEAAKTNLSIAEKQYERTQVLQEEGLKSVVDVEQKKLKLQETQAKLISQENKYLATQNEVINAQVEIDRTNASYIDKISKAESDKFTAQSSQFNAEVEVTKLENQYANYSMRTDLYYIRAPQNGFINKALKAGIGETIKEGEQLVGIMPANAELAIETFVDPIDIPLVHLEEKIRIQFDGWPAIVFSGWPNVSYGTYGGKVVAIETFISDNGKYRVLIAPDPDDHPWPKELRVGSGAKTIALLDDVPIWFEAWRQLNGFPPNYYQPTTALADKSVKK
- a CDS encoding M56 family metallopeptidase, encoding MIHYILQIVIFQVLFLVCYDLFLRKETFFKWNRVYLLATLGLSFLLPFIQVAAIRESIPATYVVQLPAVIIESGASEAAVANSFNWTNGLVYLWVAGLFVALAVLVAKIFRILKLRRKGELVSGREFNLIRLTGTDKAFTFFKNIFIGDQLSPSQSEAILMHERVHVSQGHSWDLMVMELMRVVLWFDPLIYLYQKRMVELQEFTADHLVASQNDKKQYYQQLLSAVFGTEKISFINTFFNHSLIKKRIVMLQRSQSKKVFMLKYLLLIPLLAAIVVYTSCTQETEVQEDPPVSDMVSQLITAIEEKGDLSPEDRKRLFGVLNEGGEAVHFTDENGNVVEGKLRTKMHNEFKYKDSRGMMDIDQVPIFPGCENMSNDESRKCFMVKMTELIIANFDVEAIKAAGIDSDQRMAVSFTITTTGDVEVNAVKAGHPELENQIRNAMAKVPNMTPGEHQGKVVAVQLGLPILYKLVD